A window of the Yersinia rochesterensis genome harbors these coding sequences:
- the gspG gene encoding type II secretion system major pseudopilin GspG, protein MNNIKYNGFTLLEMMVIVIILGLLASLTVPSLMENKSRADQQKALSDIAAIENALDMYKLDNGYYPTESQGVISLVIKPTDLPIPRIYPSNGYIRRLPKDPWGNSYQMKNPGQYEDIDIFSAGPDREVGTEDDIGNWLTSLEKNDTNNGL, encoded by the coding sequence ATGAATAATATTAAATATAATGGCTTTACATTATTAGAAATGATGGTGATCGTTATTATTTTAGGCTTGCTTGCTAGTTTGACAGTACCCAGCCTAATGGAAAATAAAAGTAGGGCTGATCAGCAAAAAGCATTAAGTGACATTGCGGCGATAGAGAATGCATTGGATATGTATAAGTTGGATAATGGTTATTATCCAACTGAATCTCAAGGGGTTATTTCATTAGTTATTAAACCAACAGACCTACCGATTCCACGAATTTATCCGAGTAATGGATATATTAGACGATTACCAAAAGACCCATGGGGTAACTCATATCAGATGAAGAATCCCGGCCAATATGAAGATATCGATATATTTTCAGCTGGACCAGATAGAGAAGTCGGGACTGAAGATGATATAGGTAATTGGTTAACATCATTAGAAAAAAATGATACGAATAATGGTTTATAA